The DNA segment CGAATTTGTGCAGTCTGAACTGCCAAAGTTCTGTTATGCAGCCCAACCCATTGGAGGTGAGCTGTTTTTTAAAAGCACCGGCCTGCTGCTGGAACATAAAATAGCTGAGCAGGAAATTAAAACAACTACATTTGGTGATGCCAAAGTACCTTTCGCTGTGCAGAAAAGCGCCCTGCCCTTTGATGTTTTTGCCGCCACCTTTTATTTTTTGAGCCGCTATGAAGAATATTTAGCTGCTGGTAACCAGAAAAGCATGCCCTACCCTGCCGAAAGTAGTTTGCAATACCATTTGGGACTTTTAGAACTGCCTGTTATAGACGGATGGGCACTTATCCTCAAAAACATGCTGCTCAAACAATTTCCTTCACTCTCCTTTAATAAAAAGCAATTTCTATTTCAACCCCTGTATTCTGCCTATCCGCCAGCCAAAAACAGCCGCCGCAATGTTTTTGCCAATGCGGTCGACTACCTGCGGTCATTTGTTCAGAACGAGACCTCAAAACATGCCGAAAAACTGACCGCTATCCGGCAGGCCATTACCGGCCTTCAAGCCCATAACCCTGCAGAAAGTTCAGCACTCCTTATTCCCTCTCCAGATCACAGGCATTACTTCGATACCGCAATGCTGATGCCCAAAAGCTACCTGAAACAAACAAAAAGCAACAGCGGGAACGACTATAGCATGTACTATAAAAATCAGCCTGGTTTCAGGGCCGGTACCTGCAGCCCCTTTGCCTGGTACGACCTGCAACTGGATAAAAAGACCCGGCTCATCGTGCACCCGGTAGCAACCACCGACATGGCCCTGCTCCATAACAAAAGTACCGAAACATTGTTATTACAGCTGAATGAACTTTTAGATCACGTTAAACTGGTCAATGGCCATTTTTATTTTTTATCTTTATGTAATGATATTCGACCTCAGTAAAACCAGTTCCATTGCCAATGTTTTTATTGCTGAGCTCAGGGATGAAAATATTCAAAAGGATGCCATGCGTTTCCGTACCAATATGGAAAGGCTTGGAGAGTTTTTTGCACTTGAAATCAGCAAAACACTCGAATACAGCGCTACTGAAACACAAACCCCGCTGGGTGTAGCCCAAACGGTCAGGCTTGCCGAACAACCCGTACTGGCTACCATTACCCGCGCTGGCATCCCCATGCACCATGGCATGCTCCGCATTTTCGACCGTGCCGAATGTGCTTTCCTGGCCGCTTACAGAAAGGTACACAAAAGCGGCAGTCTGGAAATTGCGCTTGAATATGTTTCCAGCCCAGATCTGACTGGTAAGACCGTCATCATGGCCGACCCCATGCTGGCTACCGGCATGAGCATGGTACTTTGCTGTAAGGAACTGATGGGCAGGTATAAAATCAAAGAACTGCACATCGCATGCGCAATTGCCAGCACAGAAGGCTTACGTCACCTAAGGGCAAATTTGCCAAAAGCAAAATTATGGCTGGGTGCAATTGATGAGGAAATGACCAGTAAATCGTACATTGTGCCCGGATTGGGCGATGCAGGCGACCTGGCGTATGGGACAAAGATCTGATTTTCCCATTCTCTTAAAAAACAATAAAAATGATCAGGCATATATTTTTTGATTTAGACCATACCATCTGGGATTTTGACCGCAATGCACAAGAAACCCTGATGGAACTGTACGATTTGTATCAGCTGCAAAAGCTCGGCCTCAGTTCCTGCCAGGAATTTATAGCCGCCTATACCGAGAACAATCACCAGCTTTGGGCAGAATACCATGTGGGCCGGATTACCAAAGAACAATTACGTACACAAAGGTTTAACAAAACTTTCCGGCAGCTGGGCATACGGCCAGATCAGATCCCGGCACAGTTTGAGGAAGATTATGTGCGCATCAGCCCTACAAAAACCAATCTGTTCAGGGGTTCAGAAAAAGTTTTGGCCTACCTGCAAAAAAAGTATACCCTCCATATCATCTCTAATGGATTTAAAGAAACTACCCTCACCAAAATGAACGTGTCGGGCCTCAACCCTTATTTCCGGAATGTCATCATTTCTGAAGATGTCGGTGTAA comes from the Pedobacter heparinus DSM 2366 genome and includes:
- a CDS encoding DUF7033 domain-containing protein, which encodes MKLLVYVPLLTPRIKYVFSFIFNDILKTEIGFSVNIREFVQSELPKFCYAAQPIGGELFFKSTGLLLEHKIAEQEIKTTTFGDAKVPFAVQKSALPFDVFAATFYFLSRYEEYLAAGNQKSMPYPAESSLQYHLGLLELPVIDGWALILKNMLLKQFPSLSFNKKQFLFQPLYSAYPPAKNSRRNVFANAVDYLRSFVQNETSKHAEKLTAIRQAITGLQAHNPAESSALLIPSPDHRHYFDTAMLMPKSYLKQTKSNSGNDYSMYYKNQPGFRAGTCSPFAWYDLQLDKKTRLIVHPVATTDMALLHNKSTETLLLQLNELLDHVKLVNGHFYFLSLCNDIRPQ
- the upp gene encoding uracil phosphoribosyltransferase, translating into MIFDLSKTSSIANVFIAELRDENIQKDAMRFRTNMERLGEFFALEISKTLEYSATETQTPLGVAQTVRLAEQPVLATITRAGIPMHHGMLRIFDRAECAFLAAYRKVHKSGSLEIALEYVSSPDLTGKTVIMADPMLATGMSMVLCCKELMGRYKIKELHIACAIASTEGLRHLRANLPKAKLWLGAIDEEMTSKSYIVPGLGDAGDLAYGTKI
- a CDS encoding YjjG family noncanonical pyrimidine nucleotidase; protein product: MIRHIFFDLDHTIWDFDRNAQETLMELYDLYQLQKLGLSSCQEFIAAYTENNHQLWAEYHVGRITKEQLRTQRFNKTFRQLGIRPDQIPAQFEEDYVRISPTKTNLFRGSEKVLAYLQKKYTLHIISNGFKETTLTKMNVSGLNPYFRNVIISEDVGVNKPHQAIFEYALNKAAAQKHESIMIGDSLEADIRGAQDYGIKAIYFNPLKKEKPGDVDWQIHDLEELLLHF